A genomic region of Arachis stenosperma cultivar V10309 chromosome 9, arast.V10309.gnm1.PFL2, whole genome shotgun sequence contains the following coding sequences:
- the LOC130947345 gene encoding uncharacterized protein LOC130947345 produces MPNKLSNSLNDINKRTKKESCIEKLEKHIVQNPSDRVGNSMAQFEDLPEEDPEEEELCEELEEDPEEESAEEVEDDPHKESAEELEEDPEEELVEEDPEEESTEEVEEDPNEESAKELEQDPQQESAEELEEDQEEESAEELEEDVQEESAKELEEDPEEESVEEVEEDVQEESAKELEEDPEEESVEEVEEDVQEESAEELEEDPEEESAEELEKDPEEESTEELEEDPEEDLVVNIKWEGASCNEVPLLSQASYQSPKKCKQEGMQSQNLEPEASRLELSSDKSISVATTDKVGSKEEVSGRSAKQRRSRWEPQPRGDGTNDDLTCKRRKTRWSSEETQMKMLGPLQLPNLNIISKLMTLNPDFNPPPEYKPPKLFKKLYIPVKEHPEYNFIGLIIGPRGNTQKKMEKESGATILLRGKGSSKATSKCDSEEEDLHVLIEADNQKSLDAAVGMVEKLLIPVEEGQNEHKREQLKELAQLKATRRDENVCSVCGDKGHRHYACPNLSSTFNFDLFDTGCSSSISIPTYPATALFPPNSNFPCGSGTSLNSVQNRQIRPGKEINDKNLYVGYLPPSIDNNRLTELFSPFGKITEADVIKDRTTGISKGYGFVKFEDSQDAALAIMHLNGFRIDGKFLKVRIAGLQANNETPSLNPIPQIPLPATFSTNVIHQTNLSDPLHFMLPEYQSSFHDSSSTNMFSCNINSEDGDPLKVNALPFTPPRNTLITHHPGYSGNFSDQSLFSSKDSTEHFPGDPGNLGNFSPFL; encoded by the coding sequence ATGCCAAATAAGTTAAGCAACAGCTTGAATGACATTAATAAAAGAACAAAGAAGGAATCATGCATTGAGAAATTGGAGAAACACATTGTTCAGAATCCTTCGGACAGGGTTGGCAACTCAATGGCTCAATTTGAAGACCTCCCAGAAGAAGATCCGGAAGAGGAGGAATTGTGTGAGGAGCTAGAGGAAGATCCAGAGGAGGAATCGGCTGAGGAAGTAGAGGATGATCCACACAAGGAATCAGCTGAGGAACTGGAGGAAGATCCAGAGGAGGAATTAGTTGAGGAAGATCCAGAAGAGGAATCAACTGAGGAAGTAGAGGAAGATCCAAACGAGGAATCAGCCAAGGAACTGGAGCAAGATCCCCAGCAGGAATCAGCTGAGGAACTGGAggaagatcaagaggaagaaTCAGCTGAGGAACTGGAGGAAGATGTACAGGAGGAATCAGCCAAGGAACTGGAGGAAGATCCAGAGGAGGAATCAGTTGAAGAAGTAGAGGAAGATGTACAGGAGGAATCAGCCAAGGAACTGGAGGAAGATCCTGAGGAGGAATCAGTTGAAGAAGTAGAGGAAGATGTACAGGAGGAATCAGCCGAGGAACTGGAGGAAGATCCCGAGGAGGAATCAGCTGAGGAACTGGAGAAAGATCCAGAGGAGGAATCAACTGAGGAACTAGAGGAAGATCCTGAAGAGGATCTAGTAGTAAACATCAAGTGGGAGGGTGCATCATGTAATGAAGTTCCATTATTATCCCAGGCATCGTATCAATCACCGAAGAAATGCAAGCAGGAGGGAATGCAAAGCCAAAATTTAGAGCCAGAAGCTTCTCGACTGGAACTCAGTAGTGACAAGTCGATTTCTGTGGCAACTACCGATAAAGTTGGTTCCAAAGAAGAAGTTTCAGGAAGGTCGGCAAAACAAAGGCGTAGTAGATGGGAACCACAACCTCGTGGAGATGGAACGAATGATGATCTGACTTGCAAAAGGAGGAAAACCAGGTGGTCTAGTGAAGAAACTCAAATGAAAATGCTGGGTCCACTTCAGCTGCCTAACTTAAATATCATATCTAAGTTGATGACATTAAACCCGGATTTTAACCCTCCTCCTGAATACAAGCCCCCAAAGCTCTTCAAAAAGCTTTACATACCAGTGAAAGAACATCCAGAGTACAATTTCATTGGACTTATTATTGGTCCTCGTGGAAACACACAGAAGAAGATGGAAAAAGAATCTGGGGCTACGATTCTTCTAAGAGGTAAAGGCTCCTCAAAAGCAACTAGCAAATGTGACTCTGAGGAAGAAGATTTACATGTTTTAATAGAAGCTGACAACCAAAAATCACTGGATGCAGCAGTTGGCATGGTTGAAAAACTGCTAATTCCAGTTGAAGAAGGACAAAATGAGCACAAGCGCGAACAGTTAAAGGAGCTGGCTCAACTGAAAGCAACACGGAGAGATGAAAATGTGTGCAGTGTGTGTGGTGATAAGGGACACAGACATTATGCATGCCCTAACCTTAGTTCAACTTTTAATTTCGATTTATTTGACACTGGTTGTAGCAGCAGCATTTCAATCCCAACTTATCCTGCTACTGCATTGTTTCCACCAAACAGTAACTTTCCATGCGGATCTGGAACAAGTCTTAATTCAGTGCAGAATAGACAAATAAGGCCTGGAAAGGAAATAAACGACAAAAACCTTTATGTTGGTTATTTGCCGCCATCAATTGACAATAATAGATTGACTGAGCTGTTCTCCCCATTTGGTAAGATCACTGAAGCTGATGTTATTAAGGATCGAACCACTGGCATCAGTAAAGGTTATGGCTTTGTCAAATTTGAAGATTCCCAGGATGCAGCTTTAGCTATAATGCATCTAAATGGTTTCAGAATTGATGGAAAGTTTTTGAAAGTGAGGATAGCCGGACTGCAGGCAAATAATGAAACCCCAAGTCTAAACCCTATTCCTCAGATACCATTGCCTGCAACTTTCTCCACAAATGTCATTCACCAAACGAATCTTTCTGATCCATTACATTTCATGCTGCCAGAATACCAATCTTCATTTCATGATAGCAGTAGCACAAATATGTTTTCATGTAATATCAACTCAGAGGATGGTGATCCTCTGAAGGTAAATGCTTTGCCCTTTACTCCTCCAAGAAACACTTTGATCACTCACCATCCAGGTTATTCTGGCAACTTTTCAGATCAAAGTTTGTTCTCATCAAAAGATTCAACCGAACATTTTCCTGGTGATCCAGGCAATCTTGGTAATTTCAGTCCTTTCTTATGA
- the LOC130947677 gene encoding F-box/LRR-repeat protein At3g48880 gives MEDGDYSIRRWEDLDIDILVKIFQLLDIFELTAGIAHVCSAWRMACCDPLLWKTLDLSMLKSNFIKIPLEPFVYVDGRSDRKLTRLLKISLSLSRQSIMTLIFHFNLYVSDEQLTYTAERCPKLRRLVLPAWNRIKKTGMCKAIRGWKDLESLTMPSIANPPYLLEEISNHCKNFSELKIMGPCDIYFASSLVAFLPKLKVLSLRCSMLYKDVLIEILDRLQHLEVLNISHCILMEAVPPPQHKRVVREIDQSIRQKASRLREFITCMDDNCIMCNRTRTDEGLVRWYKYEEGLWKADEVRSLAL, from the exons ATGGAAGATGGTGATTATAGCATAAGGAGATGGGAGGATCTGGACATAGatattttggtgaaaatttttCAGCTGCTCGACATCTTTGAGTTAACGGCTGGCATAGCTCATGTTTGTAGTGCGTGGCGTATGGCTTGCTGCGATCCACTTCTTTGGAAGACACTTGATTTGTCAATGTTAAAATCTAATTTCATCAAGATTCCATTGGAGCCATTTGTTTATGTTGATGGACGGTCTGACAGGAAATTAACCCGCTTATTGAAGATTTCCTTGAGTCTTAGCAGGCAGAGTATAATGACTTTGATATTTCACTTCAACTTGTACGTGAGTGATGAACAGTTGACATACACTGCTGAAAG GTGCCCAAAACTCCGACGGCTTGTTCTGCCAGCATGGAACAGAATTAAGAAAACAGGAATGTGCAAGGCTATTCGCGGCTGGAAAGATCTCGAGTCTTTGACAATGCCTAGCATAGCGAATCCCCCATATCTTCTGGAAGAAATCTCAAATCACTGCAAGAACTTCAGTGAACTAAAGATCATGGGGCCATGCGACATTTACTTTGCTTCATCTCTTGTTGCGTTTCTTCCGAAATTGAAAGTCTTGAGCCTTCGATGTTCAATGCTGTATAAGGATGTTCTCATTGAGATCCTAGATCGCTTGCAACATTTAGAAGTGCTCAACATATCACATTGCATCTTGATGGAAGCCGTTCCACCTCCTCAGCATAAAAGAGTTGTCAGAGAAATTGATCAGAGTATCCGACAGAAGGCTTCTCGGCTGCGCGAATTCATCACGTGCATGGACGACAACTGCATCATGTGCAATCGCACAAGAACTGATGAAGGGCTGGTTAGGTGGTACAAGTACGAGGAGGGACTGTGGAAAGCAGATGAGGTCAGGTCCCTTGCACTCTAA
- the LOC130951145 gene encoding membrane steroid-binding protein 2-like, producing MEVQQIWETVKEAIVAYTGLAPATFFTLVALLFAVYYLVSVMFGSPAYEDYRRHGERDMEEEQMPPLKPPVQIGEVTEEELKAYDGTDPEKPLLMAIKGQIYDVSQSRMFYGPGGPYALFAGKDASRALAKMSFEDKDLTGDISGLGPFEIEALHDWEYKFMTKYVKVGTIKQTGRDLDVDAKPTEAAHSETPSHVDADKDE from the exons aTGGAAGTGCAGCAAATATGGGAGACGGTGAAGGAGGCCATCGTGGCCTACACAGGCCTAGCTCCGGCCACTTTCTTCACGCTGGTGGCGCTCCTCTTTGCCGTTTACTACTTGGTTTCGGTGATGTTCGGGTCGCCAGCATACGAGGACTATCGGCGCCACGGGGAGAGGGATATGGAAGAGGAGCAGATGCCACCTCTGAAGCCGCCAGTGCAGATTGGTGAGGTGACTGAGGAGGAACTCAAGGCCTACGATGGCACCGATCCCGAGAAGCCCCTTCTCATGGCCATCAAAGGTCAGATCTATGATGTCTCCCAAAGCAG GATGTTTTACGGACCCGGTGGACCCTATGCTCTTTTTGCAGGCAAGGATGCCAGCAGAGCTCTCGCAAAGATGTCTTTTGAAGACAAAGACCTCACTGGGGATATTTCTGGGCTTGGCCCATTCGAGATTGAAGCCTTACATGACTGGGAATACAAGTTTATGACCAAGTATGTTAAGGTCGGTACCATCAAACAAACTGGACGGGATTTGGATGTTGATGCTAAGCCTACTGAAGCTGCCCACTCTGAAACTCCCTCTCATGTTGATGCTGATAAAGATGAGTAA